In one Streptomyces sp. NBC_01288 genomic region, the following are encoded:
- the fdhA gene encoding formaldehyde dehydrogenase, glutathione-independent, with amino-acid sequence MSGSGNRAVAYLKPGAVDVRTIDYPTLELQDGPGVAPANVGRKVRHGVILKVLASNICGSDQHMVRGRTTAPEGLVLGHEITGEVVERGPDVEFIDVGDIVSVPFNIACGRCRNCKERKTGICLNVNPARPGAAYGYVDMGGWVGGQAEYAMVPYADFNLLRFPDRDEAREKLLDLTMLSDIFPTGFHGAVTAGAGVGSTVYVAGAGPVGLAAAASAQLLGAAVVIVGDLNAERLGQARSFGCETVDVSRGDIGEQIAEILGEPEVDAAVDAVGFEARAHGPDAPEAPATVLNSLMGVTRAGGALGIPGLYVTADPGGVDEDAKSGTLKVRLGLGWAKSHGFTTGQCPVMTYHRSLMMAILHGRVHIARAVNATPIALEDAPRGYAEFDQGASRKYVLDPHGTLAGVSPV; translated from the coding sequence ATGAGTGGAAGCGGAAACAGGGCAGTCGCGTATCTCAAGCCGGGAGCGGTCGACGTCAGGACCATCGACTACCCGACGCTTGAACTGCAGGACGGGCCGGGAGTCGCCCCCGCCAACGTCGGCCGCAAGGTCCGGCACGGGGTGATCCTGAAGGTGCTCGCCAGCAACATCTGTGGCAGCGACCAGCACATGGTGCGCGGTCGGACGACCGCGCCCGAGGGGCTGGTCCTCGGACACGAGATCACCGGAGAGGTCGTCGAACGGGGTCCGGACGTCGAGTTCATCGACGTGGGCGACATCGTCTCCGTACCGTTCAACATCGCCTGCGGGCGGTGCCGCAACTGCAAGGAACGCAAGACCGGCATCTGCCTGAACGTCAACCCGGCCCGCCCCGGGGCGGCTTACGGCTATGTCGACATGGGCGGCTGGGTCGGCGGTCAGGCCGAGTACGCCATGGTCCCGTACGCGGACTTCAACCTGTTGAGGTTCCCGGACCGGGACGAGGCACGCGAGAAGCTGCTCGACCTGACCATGCTGTCCGACATCTTCCCGACCGGTTTCCACGGCGCGGTCACAGCGGGCGCCGGGGTCGGGTCCACGGTGTACGTCGCCGGGGCGGGTCCGGTCGGTCTGGCGGCGGCAGCGTCGGCGCAGCTCCTGGGCGCCGCGGTCGTCATCGTCGGCGACCTGAACGCCGAACGCCTGGGCCAGGCGAGGAGTTTCGGCTGCGAGACCGTCGACGTCTCACGCGGCGACATCGGGGAGCAGATCGCCGAGATCCTCGGCGAACCCGAGGTGGACGCCGCGGTCGACGCGGTCGGCTTCGAGGCGCGGGCGCACGGCCCGGACGCCCCGGAGGCGCCGGCGACGGTCCTCAACTCGCTGATGGGCGTCACGCGCGCGGGCGGTGCCCTGGGCATCCCCGGGCTGTACGTCACCGCCGACCCCGGCGGGGTCGACGAGGACGCGAAGAGCGGCACCCTGAAGGTGCGGCTCGGCCTCGGGTGGGCCAAGAGCCACGGGTTCACGACCGGTCAGTGCCCGGTGATGACGTACCACCGGAGTCTGATGATGGCGATCCTGCACGGGCGCGTGCACATCGCCAGGGCGGTCAACGCGACCCCGATCGCGCTGGAGGACGCACCGCGCGGCTACGCCGAGTTCGACCAGGGCGCCAGCCGCAAGTACGTGCTCGATCCGCACGGGACGCTGGCGGGCGTGAGCCCGGTCTGA
- a CDS encoding MFS transporter, translating to MTAVEGQGAVPVAADRLPALRRRVSGVLITTQILGGLGVATGIALAAVLAKQVSGTESLSGLAPTATVTGTAVLSMPFAALMTARGRRPGLVLGYLVGALGAGIVVLAASIGSFPLLLCGMAAFGAASSANLQSRFAAADLAEPEQRARAISHVVWATTIGAVLGPNIAAPAGRSVSGIGIPAAAGPFLWAGGIFLIAAVVVAVLLRPDPLLTARALAPDEDRSPAARSLRAGFAAVAASPRARLALVTVAVSHTAMVSVMAMTPVELGHHGASIDLVGLVISGHIAGMYAFSPLMGRLSDRVGRLSGIGLAVGLLACAAFIAGTAGGIHGRIALGLFVLGLGWSAGLVSGSALLTDSVPQSARAAAQGLSDLAMNTSAGIGGAVAGLVVAEASYGWLNLTAACLLIPLAALALFTRSRKIPVSDAPRRVAGRPSR from the coding sequence GTGACCGCCGTCGAGGGGCAGGGCGCGGTGCCCGTCGCGGCCGACCGGCTGCCCGCGCTGCGGCGCCGGGTGTCCGGTGTGCTGATCACGACCCAGATCCTGGGCGGGCTCGGCGTCGCCACCGGGATCGCGCTGGCCGCCGTGCTGGCCAAGCAGGTCAGTGGGACCGAGTCGCTGTCCGGGCTGGCGCCCACGGCGACGGTCACGGGGACCGCGGTGCTGTCGATGCCGTTCGCGGCGCTGATGACGGCGCGCGGCCGGCGTCCGGGGCTGGTCCTCGGGTATCTGGTCGGGGCGCTGGGAGCCGGGATCGTGGTGCTCGCGGCGAGCATCGGGAGTTTTCCACTGCTGCTGTGCGGCATGGCCGCGTTCGGGGCGGCCTCGTCGGCGAATCTGCAGTCCCGGTTCGCGGCCGCCGATCTGGCCGAGCCGGAGCAGCGGGCCCGGGCCATCTCCCATGTCGTGTGGGCGACGACCATAGGGGCGGTCCTCGGACCCAACATCGCCGCGCCGGCGGGCCGTAGCGTCTCCGGGATCGGGATACCCGCGGCGGCCGGGCCCTTTCTGTGGGCGGGCGGGATCTTCCTCATCGCCGCGGTCGTGGTCGCCGTACTGCTGCGGCCCGATCCGTTGTTGACGGCGCGGGCGCTCGCGCCGGACGAGGACCGGTCGCCCGCCGCGCGGTCGCTGCGGGCCGGGTTCGCGGCGGTGGCGGCCTCGCCGCGGGCGCGGCTGGCGCTGGTGACGGTGGCCGTGTCGCACACGGCGATGGTGTCGGTGATGGCGATGACCCCGGTCGAGTTGGGGCACCACGGGGCGAGCATCGATCTGGTCGGGCTGGTGATCAGTGGGCACATCGCGGGGATGTACGCGTTCTCGCCGCTCATGGGGAGACTGTCCGACCGGGTCGGGCGATTGTCGGGGATAGGGCTCGCGGTGGGGCTGCTGGCCTGTGCCGCGTTCATCGCCGGTACGGCGGGCGGGATCCACGGGCGGATCGCGCTGGGGCTGTTCGTGCTGGGCCTGGGCTGGTCGGCGGGGCTCGTCTCCGGCTCGGCGCTGCTCACGGACTCGGTGCCGCAGTCCGCGCGTGCCGCCGCGCAGGGCCTGTCCGACCTCGCCATGAACACCTCGGCGGGCATCGGCGGGGCGGTGGCCGGGCTGGTGGTCGCCGAGGCGAGTTACGGATGGCTGAACCTCACCGCCGCCTGCCTGCTGATACCCCTGGCCGCGCTGGCCCTGTTCACCCGCTCCCGGAAGATCCCGGTTTCCGATGCCCCGCGAAGGGTGGCCGGGAGGCCGAGCCGGTAG
- a CDS encoding methylated-DNA--[protein]-cysteine S-methyltransferase: MDSHGQNEQRVVWTVVGTDIGPLLLAATRDGLVNVVFHATDAVRDKTLDRLATRLGTEPVEAPDSPLLAEAIRQIEAYFAGDRRDFELPLDWSLSSGFNRQVLRELASGVRYGSVVGYGDLAGRVGQPFAAQAVGVAMGSNPLPVVVPCHRVVESDGGIGGFGGGLETKRKLLALEGVLPEPLF, from the coding sequence ATGGACAGCCATGGGCAGAACGAGCAGCGGGTCGTGTGGACCGTCGTCGGCACCGACATCGGTCCCCTGCTGCTGGCCGCGACGCGGGACGGCCTGGTCAACGTCGTCTTCCACGCCACGGACGCGGTGCGCGACAAGACCCTCGACCGACTGGCGACCCGGCTGGGCACCGAGCCGGTCGAGGCGCCCGACTCCCCCTTGCTGGCCGAGGCGATACGTCAGATCGAGGCCTACTTCGCCGGTGACCGGCGCGACTTCGAGCTGCCGCTCGACTGGTCCCTGAGCTCCGGCTTCAACCGGCAGGTGCTGCGCGAGCTGGCCTCCGGCGTGCGGTACGGCTCGGTGGTCGGGTACGGCGATCTGGCCGGGCGGGTCGGGCAGCCGTTCGCGGCCCAGGCGGTCGGGGTGGCGATGGGGTCCAATCCGCTGCCGGTCGTGGTGCCGTGCCATCGGGTCGTCGAGAGCGACGGTGGGATCGGCGGGTTCGGGGGCGGCCTGGAGACGAAGAGGAAGCTGCTGGCGCTGGAGGGGGTGCTGCCCGAGCCGTTGTTCTGA
- a CDS encoding glycerophosphodiester phosphodiesterase has product MHLRAVAASTTALLGAAALLLPSPAARAGDATQWPTVVAHRGASSYAPENTLASIDKAAQLGFQWVENDVQRTKDGELVVIHDDSLKRTTDVQKVFPDRAPWKVKDFTAAEIARLDAGSWFGPAFTGTRVPTLTQYMREVEHNHESLLLEIKNPELYPGIEQQTLKLLGNEGWLDQGHLDGRLIVQSFSADSIRIVHDLKPAIRTAFLGTPPLSALQGYAAYTDLINPSYGSISLGYVSAVHGHTGPHGRPMEVYAWTVDDAPTAWKVAGYGVDGLITNKPDVVRSALNGF; this is encoded by the coding sequence ATGCACCTGCGCGCAGTTGCCGCCTCGACCACCGCGCTCCTGGGGGCCGCCGCCCTTCTGCTCCCCTCCCCCGCCGCCCGGGCCGGCGACGCCACCCAGTGGCCGACGGTCGTGGCCCACCGGGGCGCGTCCTCCTATGCGCCCGAAAACACCCTGGCCTCCATCGACAAGGCGGCCCAGCTCGGCTTCCAGTGGGTCGAGAACGACGTCCAGCGCACCAAGGACGGCGAGCTCGTCGTCATCCACGACGACAGCCTGAAGCGCACCACCGATGTCCAGAAGGTGTTCCCAGATCGGGCTCCCTGGAAGGTGAAGGACTTCACCGCCGCCGAGATCGCGCGCCTCGACGCGGGAAGCTGGTTCGGTCCCGCGTTCACAGGCACGCGCGTGCCCACGCTCACGCAATACATGCGCGAAGTGGAGCACAACCACGAGAGTCTGCTCCTGGAGATCAAGAACCCGGAGCTGTACCCCGGCATCGAGCAGCAGACCCTCAAGCTCCTGGGCAACGAGGGGTGGCTGGACCAGGGGCACCTCGACGGCCGGCTGATCGTGCAGAGCTTCAGCGCGGACAGCATCCGCATCGTGCACGACCTGAAGCCCGCCATCAGGACCGCCTTCCTCGGCACGCCCCCCTTGTCCGCCCTTCAGGGCTACGCCGCCTACACCGACCTGATCAACCCGTCGTACGGCTCGATCTCCCTCGGCTACGTCTCCGCCGTGCACGGGCACACGGGCCCGCACGGCCGTCCGATGGAGGTGTACGCCTGGACCGTCGACGACGCGCCCACGGCGTGGAAGGTCGCCGGGTACGGCGTGGACGGGCTCATCACGAACAAGCCGGACGTGGTGCGGTCCGCGCTGAACGGGTTCTGA
- a CDS encoding MHYT domain-containing protein has product MQGTVDGFSYGLVTPLVAYLMACLGGALGLRCTTRSMLVAQSWRPGWLALGSAAIGSGIWTMHFIAMMGFSVRQTPVHYDKPMTFASLAVAIVMVGVGIFIVGYRGAKGTALFTGGTLTGLGIASMHYLGMASMRLNGKLEYNTFTVSVSVVIAVVAAITALWAAGQVRGFLWSVGASLVMGLAVAGMHYTGMAALSVHVHGTAPTTDGVSAASLLAPMMIGPLAFLLLAGVVVMFDPLMVMGKPAQAPVEHKPGVPAGALVPHPRRAPVRAARELGHRRSRTPQNR; this is encoded by the coding sequence ATGCAGGGCACGGTCGACGGATTCAGCTACGGACTCGTCACACCGCTGGTGGCCTACCTCATGGCGTGCCTCGGCGGCGCCCTCGGCCTGCGCTGCACCACCAGATCGATGCTCGTCGCCCAGTCCTGGCGCCCCGGATGGCTCGCCCTCGGATCGGCGGCGATCGGTTCCGGCATATGGACGATGCACTTCATCGCGATGATGGGGTTCTCGGTCCGCCAGACACCGGTCCACTACGACAAACCCATGACCTTCGCGAGCCTCGCCGTCGCCATCGTCATGGTGGGTGTCGGGATCTTCATCGTCGGCTACAGGGGAGCGAAGGGGACGGCGCTCTTCACCGGCGGCACTCTCACCGGCCTGGGCATCGCCTCGATGCACTACCTGGGCATGGCCAGCATGCGCCTCAACGGAAAGCTCGAATACAACACGTTCACCGTCTCCGTGTCCGTCGTCATAGCGGTCGTGGCCGCGATCACCGCCCTCTGGGCCGCCGGCCAGGTCCGCGGGTTCCTGTGGAGCGTGGGCGCGAGCCTCGTCATGGGGCTCGCCGTCGCCGGCATGCACTACACCGGCATGGCCGCCCTCAGCGTCCACGTCCACGGCACGGCACCGACCACCGACGGCGTGTCGGCCGCGTCCCTGCTCGCGCCCATGATGATCGGCCCCCTCGCCTTCCTCCTCCTGGCCGGCGTCGTCGTGATGTTCGACCCGCTGATGGTCATGGGGAAGCCCGCCCAGGCCCCCGTCGAGCACAAACCAGGAGTCCCGGCCGGCGCCCTCGTGCCGCACCCCCGGCGCGCCCCCGTCCGCGCCGCCCGCGAGCTCGGGCACCGCCGCTCCCGCACCCCGCAGAACCGCTGA
- the uvrB gene encoding excinuclease ABC subunit UvrB: MRPVSHIERTVAPFEVVSSYQPSGDQPAAIAELARRVEAGEKDVVLLGATGTGKSATTAWMIEKLQRPTLVMAPNKTLAAQLANEFRELLPNNAVEYFVSYYDYYQPEAYVPQSDTYIEKDSSVNEEVERLRHSATNSLLTRRDVIVVASVSCIYGLGTPQEYVDRMVPLKVGDEIDRDQLLRRFVDIQYTRNDVAFSRGTFRVRGDTIEIFPVYEELAVRIEMFGDEIEALSTLHPLTGEIISEDEHLYVFPASHYIAGPERMERAVNDIEKELAERLAEMEKQGKLLEAQRLRMRTTYDLEMLRQIGSCSGVENYSMHFDGREPGSAPNTLIDYFPEDFLLVIDESHNTVPQIGAMYEGDASRKRTLVDHGFRLPSALDNRPLKWEEFQKRIGQTVYLSATPGKYELSRADGAVEQIIRPTGLIDPEVVVKPTEGQIDDLVHEIRKRTEKDERVLVTTLTKKMAEDLTDYFLELGIQVRYLHSDVDTLRRIELLRELRSGEFDVLVGINLLREGLDLPEVSLVAILDADKEGFLRSGTSLIQTIGRAARNVSGQVHMYADRITPAMEKAIEETNRRREKQVAYNTERGIDPQPLRKKINDIVAQIAREDVDTEQLLGSGYRKAKDGKGAKTPVPALGGKAAKGARSAKGKAQDTVPTDRPAAELAEQIEEMTARMRAAAADLQFEVAARLRDEVHEMKKELRQMKEGGLA, encoded by the coding sequence ATGCGGCCCGTTTCCCACATCGAACGCACGGTGGCGCCCTTCGAGGTCGTCAGCTCCTACCAGCCCAGCGGCGACCAGCCGGCGGCCATCGCCGAGCTGGCCCGACGCGTCGAGGCAGGTGAGAAGGATGTCGTCCTGCTGGGCGCGACCGGCACCGGCAAGTCCGCCACCACCGCGTGGATGATCGAGAAGCTCCAGCGCCCCACCCTGGTGATGGCGCCGAACAAGACCCTGGCCGCCCAGCTGGCCAACGAGTTCCGCGAGCTCCTGCCGAACAACGCCGTCGAGTACTTCGTCTCGTACTACGACTACTACCAGCCCGAGGCCTACGTCCCGCAGTCGGACACCTACATCGAGAAGGACTCCTCGGTCAACGAGGAGGTCGAGCGACTGCGCCACTCCGCGACCAACTCGCTGCTCACCCGTCGCGACGTCATCGTGGTCGCCTCCGTCTCCTGCATCTACGGCCTCGGTACTCCGCAGGAGTACGTGGACCGCATGGTCCCCCTCAAGGTCGGCGACGAGATCGACCGCGACCAGCTGCTGCGCCGCTTCGTGGACATCCAGTACACGCGCAACGACGTGGCCTTCAGCCGCGGCACCTTCCGCGTCCGCGGCGACACCATCGAGATCTTCCCGGTCTACGAAGAGCTGGCCGTCCGCATCGAGATGTTCGGCGACGAGATCGAGGCCCTCTCCACCCTCCACCCGCTCACCGGCGAGATCATCAGCGAGGACGAGCACCTCTACGTCTTCCCGGCCTCCCACTACATCGCCGGCCCCGAGCGCATGGAGCGGGCCGTCAACGACATCGAGAAGGAACTCGCCGAGCGGCTGGCCGAGATGGAGAAGCAGGGCAAGCTCCTGGAGGCCCAGCGCCTGCGCATGCGGACCACGTACGACCTGGAGATGCTCCGCCAGATCGGTTCCTGCTCCGGTGTCGAGAACTACTCGATGCACTTCGACGGCCGCGAGCCCGGCTCCGCGCCGAACACCCTGATCGACTACTTTCCGGAAGACTTCCTGCTCGTCATCGACGAGTCGCACAACACCGTCCCGCAGATCGGCGCCATGTACGAGGGCGACGCCTCCCGCAAGCGCACCCTCGTCGACCACGGCTTCCGGCTGCCCTCCGCCCTGGACAACCGGCCCCTGAAGTGGGAGGAGTTCCAGAAGCGCATCGGACAGACGGTCTACCTGTCGGCGACCCCCGGCAAGTACGAGCTCTCGCGCGCGGACGGCGCCGTCGAGCAGATCATCCGCCCCACCGGCCTCATCGACCCCGAGGTCGTCGTCAAGCCCACCGAGGGCCAGATCGACGACCTGGTGCACGAGATCCGCAAGCGCACCGAGAAGGACGAGCGGGTCCTGGTCACCACGCTCACCAAGAAGATGGCCGAGGACCTCACGGACTACTTCCTGGAGCTCGGCATCCAGGTCCGCTACCTGCACAGCGACGTCGACACCCTGCGCCGCATCGAGCTGCTGCGCGAGCTGCGCTCCGGCGAGTTCGACGTCCTGGTGGGCATCAACCTCCTCCGGGAGGGCCTCGACCTGCCCGAGGTGTCCCTGGTCGCCATCCTGGACGCCGACAAGGAGGGCTTCCTGCGCTCCGGCACCTCCCTGATCCAGACCATCGGCCGCGCGGCGCGCAACGTCTCCGGTCAGGTCCACATGTACGCCGACAGGATCACCCCGGCGATGGAGAAGGCCATCGAGGAGACCAACCGCCGCCGGGAGAAGCAGGTCGCGTACAACACGGAGCGCGGCATCGACCCCCAGCCGCTCCGCAAGAAGATCAACGACATCGTCGCGCAGATCGCCCGCGAGGACGTCGACACGGAGCAGCTGCTCGGCTCGGGCTACCGCAAGGCCAAGGACGGCAAGGGCGCCAAGACCCCCGTGCCCGCGCTCGGCGGCAAGGCCGCGAAGGGCGCCAGGTCCGCCAAGGGCAAGGCCCAGGACACGGTGCCGACCGACCGTCCCGCGGCCGAACTCGCCGAGCAGATCGAGGAGATGACGGCACGCATGCGTGCCGCCGCCGCGGACCTGCAGTTCGAGGTCGCGGCCCGGCTGCGCGACGAGGTGCACGAGATGAAGAAGGAACTGCGGCAGATGAAGGAGGGCGGCCTGGCCTGA
- a CDS encoding TerD family protein, whose protein sequence is MTVNMTKGQAISLQKNDGSGLTAVRMGLGWQAAPRRGLFGSRTREIDLDASAVLFADKQPVDVVFFRHLVSDDGSVRHTGDNLVGGVGQGGDDEAILVDLARVPVHIDQIVFTVNSFTGQTFQEVQNAFCRLVDETNGQELARYTLAGGGQYTAQIMAKVHRTGSGWTLTALGTPTNGRTFQDLMPAILPHL, encoded by the coding sequence GTGACGGTCAACATGACCAAGGGTCAGGCCATCAGTCTGCAGAAGAACGACGGATCCGGCCTGACCGCGGTGCGCATGGGTCTCGGCTGGCAGGCGGCTCCCCGGCGCGGCCTGTTCGGCTCGCGCACCCGGGAGATCGACCTCGACGCGTCCGCCGTGCTCTTCGCGGACAAGCAGCCCGTCGACGTCGTGTTCTTCCGCCACCTGGTCAGCGACGACGGCTCCGTGCGCCACACCGGTGACAACCTCGTCGGCGGGGTCGGCCAGGGCGGGGACGACGAGGCGATCCTCGTCGACCTCGCGCGCGTGCCGGTCCACATCGACCAGATCGTCTTCACCGTGAACTCCTTCACGGGCCAGACCTTCCAGGAGGTGCAGAACGCGTTCTGCCGCCTGGTCGACGAGACCAACGGCCAGGAGCTGGCCCGCTACACGCTGGCGGGCGGCGGCCAGTACACCGCCCAGATCATGGCGAAGGTGCACCGCACCGGCTCGGGCTGGACACTGACGGCCCTCGGCACACCGACCAACGGCCGCACCTTCCAGGACCTGATGCCGGCGATCCTGCCGCACCTGTAG
- a CDS encoding TerD family protein: protein MAAELARGQNHPLSQLRLEIRVAAGQSVVAAATLGDERGRIHGVEWVAHPGTPTLPGLEVSKQAAADHRLAVDLGAMPEAVHRVSVLLALPLGGDGPARFGAVAAPFVAVTGLDGTEVASYTITGLDAESAVVALELYRRQGAWKVRAVGQGYAGGLAELLTDQGLPHAPHLAGTINEAVAHGLARSVAAPPPRTPDGDRTRQTATPALGPEGSGPTTQGASGAVAPQPTSPYTTQGTPGTVAPQSGFPGSAAPADPAATQPAAPATDGPIDYSHPRRHQTGAPPSPAPTAAPAPPGQAARPVAGDATGWSMEERLYNQVWGMFEDLARTMAAYRSAVDFADSRMEKELDQALSDPRSRIGGQGDTAREAAQAKHAQLVDQARAALDRDLAQLAAESDVVEPALPPAFAGWDNPVWHGYRVPMEIPMAVRLGDLHLPESPELRIPMLVRLPLERGLWIDSGGAESLDGSFTDSHELRRLALDTAVAHAARLLAVYPAGEFAVQVIDPAGSAAQALVPLVHTGVLAAPPAVGAAGVTDVLTRLTQRVDLVQMAVRGGAADSLPPGLDTAEQLLIVNDFPHGFDDRAVTQLRYLADEGPSVGVHLMMVADREDAAGYGPLLDPLWRSLMRLTPLPDDHLADPWVGHAWTYEPSLAPSGSQVLRQVLTEVATARTKLR from the coding sequence ATGGCAGCCGAGCTGGCGCGAGGGCAGAACCACCCGCTCTCCCAACTGCGCCTGGAGATCCGGGTCGCGGCCGGCCAGTCGGTCGTGGCCGCCGCCACGCTCGGCGACGAGCGGGGCAGGATCCACGGCGTCGAGTGGGTGGCCCACCCGGGCACACCCACCCTGCCCGGCCTGGAGGTCTCCAAGCAGGCGGCCGCCGACCACCGCCTCGCGGTGGACCTGGGCGCCATGCCGGAGGCCGTGCACCGCGTCAGCGTGCTCCTCGCCCTGCCCCTCGGCGGCGACGGCCCCGCCCGCTTCGGCGCCGTCGCCGCACCCTTCGTAGCCGTCACCGGCCTCGACGGCACCGAGGTCGCCAGCTACACGATCACCGGCCTGGACGCCGAATCCGCCGTCGTGGCCCTGGAGTTGTACCGCAGGCAGGGCGCCTGGAAGGTACGCGCCGTCGGCCAGGGCTACGCGGGCGGCCTCGCCGAACTCCTCACCGACCAGGGCCTGCCCCACGCCCCGCACCTCGCGGGCACCATCAACGAAGCGGTGGCCCACGGCCTCGCCCGCTCCGTGGCAGCACCCCCACCCCGTACCCCGGACGGCGACCGCACCCGCCAGACGGCCACACCGGCCCTCGGCCCCGAGGGGAGCGGCCCTACGACACAGGGCGCCTCCGGAGCCGTAGCACCGCAGCCGACGTCTCCGTACACGACGCAGGGCACCCCGGGGACCGTAGCGCCGCAGTCCGGATTCCCCGGTTCCGCCGCTCCTGCGGATCCGGCCGCCACTCAGCCGGCCGCCCCCGCCACGGATGGCCCGATCGACTACAGCCACCCGCGTCGGCACCAGACCGGGGCGCCCCCGTCGCCCGCGCCGACCGCGGCGCCGGCTCCGCCCGGGCAGGCCGCGCGACCCGTCGCCGGGGACGCGACCGGTTGGTCGATGGAGGAGCGGCTGTACAACCAGGTGTGGGGGATGTTCGAGGATCTGGCGCGCACCATGGCCGCGTACCGCAGCGCGGTCGACTTCGCGGACTCGCGCATGGAGAAGGAGCTGGACCAGGCGCTGTCCGATCCGCGGAGCCGGATCGGTGGTCAGGGGGACACGGCCCGGGAGGCGGCGCAGGCCAAGCACGCCCAACTAGTCGACCAGGCTCGGGCGGCCCTCGACCGGGACCTCGCCCAGCTGGCCGCCGAGTCCGACGTGGTCGAACCCGCGCTCCCTCCGGCGTTCGCGGGCTGGGACAACCCCGTCTGGCACGGCTACCGCGTCCCCATGGAGATCCCGATGGCCGTGCGCCTCGGCGATCTGCACCTCCCGGAGAGCCCTGAGCTGCGCATCCCGATGCTGGTCCGGCTGCCGTTGGAGCGCGGTCTGTGGATCGACAGCGGTGGCGCGGAGTCCCTGGACGGCTCGTTCACCGACTCGCACGAGCTGCGGCGCCTCGCGCTGGACACGGCCGTGGCGCACGCGGCCCGGCTGCTCGCCGTCTATCCGGCGGGCGAGTTCGCCGTGCAGGTCATCGACCCGGCCGGTTCGGCGGCGCAGGCGCTGGTCCCGCTGGTACACACCGGCGTGCTCGCGGCGCCGCCCGCCGTGGGTGCCGCTGGGGTGACGGACGTGCTGACCCGGCTCACCCAGCGGGTGGACCTGGTGCAGATGGCGGTGCGCGGCGGCGCCGCCGACTCGCTGCCGCCCGGCCTCGACACGGCCGAGCAACTGCTGATCGTCAACGACTTCCCGCACGGCTTCGACGACCGGGCCGTGACCCAGCTGCGCTACCTCGCCGACGAGGGACCGAGTGTCGGCGTCCATCTGATGATGGTCGCGGACCGTGAGGACGCCGCGGGCTACGGCCCGTTGCTCGACCCCCTCTGGCGTTCGCTGATGCGACTCACCCCGCTGCCCGACGACCACCTCGCCGACCCCTGGGTCGGACACGCCTGGACGTACGAGCCTTCGCTGGCGCCGTCCGGCAGTCAGGTGCTGCGGCAGGTGCTGACGGAGGTCGCGACGGCCCGCACCAAGCTCAGGTAA
- a CDS encoding TerC family protein: MDVSVTLWVLTIVGLAALIAVDFFIGRKPHDVSIKEAGIWTIVWIALAGLFGLGLLVFGDGQAGGEFFAGFITEKSLSVDNLFVFVLIMAKFAVPSQYQQRVLLVGVLIALVLRAIFIAAGAAILASFAWVFYIFGAFLIWTAWKLIQEARADEEEEEFEENKLLKAAERRFGVADRYHGTKLWIRENGKRIMTPMLVVMLAIGTTDVLFALDSIPAIFGLTQDPYIVFTANAFALMGLRQLYFLIGGLLKKLVHLSYGLSVILGFIGVKLVLHALHESGVHVPEISIPVSLGVICAVLIVTTITSLMANKKTASAEAARTGTEGAPKDSIDA, from the coding sequence GTGGATGTTTCCGTGACCCTGTGGGTCCTGACCATCGTGGGGCTGGCGGCCCTCATCGCGGTCGACTTCTTCATCGGCCGCAAGCCGCATGACGTGTCGATCAAGGAAGCCGGAATCTGGACGATCGTCTGGATCGCCCTCGCCGGACTCTTCGGACTCGGCCTGCTCGTCTTCGGGGACGGCCAGGCCGGCGGCGAGTTCTTCGCCGGCTTCATCACCGAGAAGTCGCTGAGCGTCGACAACCTCTTCGTCTTCGTCCTGATCATGGCGAAGTTCGCCGTGCCCTCGCAGTACCAGCAGCGCGTGCTGCTCGTCGGTGTCCTCATAGCCCTGGTCCTGCGGGCCATCTTCATCGCGGCCGGCGCGGCCATCCTCGCCAGCTTCGCGTGGGTCTTCTACATCTTCGGCGCCTTCCTCATCTGGACCGCCTGGAAGCTCATCCAGGAGGCCCGCGCCGACGAGGAGGAAGAGGAGTTCGAGGAGAACAAGCTGCTCAAGGCCGCCGAGCGCCGCTTCGGCGTGGCCGACCGGTACCACGGCACCAAGCTGTGGATCCGGGAGAACGGCAAGCGGATCATGACCCCGATGCTGGTCGTGATGCTCGCGATCGGTACGACGGACGTGCTGTTCGCCCTCGACTCCATCCCGGCGATCTTCGGCCTGACCCAGGACCCGTACATCGTGTTCACGGCCAACGCCTTCGCGCTGATGGGCCTGAGGCAGCTGTACTTCCTCATCGGCGGCCTGCTGAAGAAGCTGGTCCACCTCAGCTACGGCCTGTCGGTCATCCTCGGCTTCATCGGGGTCAAGCTCGTGCTGCACGCCCTGCACGAGTCCGGCGTCCATGTCCCGGAGATCTCCATCCCCGTCTCGCTGGGCGTGATCTGCGCGGTCCTGATCGTCACCACGATCACCAGTCTGATGGCCAACAAGAAGACGGCGTCGGCCGAGGCGGCGCGGACGGGGACCGAAGGCGCTCCGAAGGACAGCATCGACGCCTGA